One genomic region from Spirulina subsalsa PCC 9445 encodes:
- a CDS encoding cation:proton antiporter produces MLLESLAQGWTTPLLATEAVSENSPTILAGVLLSLVVIYVASKLGGELSRLLSLPPVLGELVGGVLIGASALHLLVFPEGGAEAGTSVIMGVLNAITPLSPEAANEVFASQSEVISLLAELGVIVLLFEIGLESNLRELMKVGVQAVVVAVMGVTVPFVAGTAGLILVFGVPTIPAIFAGAALTATSIGITSKVLSEIGRLKSSEGQIILGAAVIDDVLGIIVLAVVASLAKTGEVDVMNVIYLIISASGFLLGSILLGKVFNQSFVAIADKLKTRGNLVIPAFVFAFFMAFLANAIHLEAILGAFAAGLVLDETDKRKELDKQVMPIADILVPIFFVTVGAKTDLSVLNPANPANREGLIIAAFLIVVAIVGKVVTGWTVFGQPKINRLAIGVGMVPRGEVGLVFAGVGSASGVLSESLDAAIIMMVILTTFLAPPFLRLAFRDSETEAEETTVISNPVES; encoded by the coding sequence ATGTTATTAGAATCTTTGGCTCAGGGGTGGACGACTCCCCTATTGGCAACGGAAGCGGTATCTGAGAACAGCCCTACTATTCTGGCTGGGGTGCTGCTGAGTTTGGTGGTGATTTATGTGGCGAGTAAGTTGGGGGGGGAGTTATCCCGTCTGCTGAGTTTGCCTCCGGTGTTAGGGGAATTAGTCGGGGGGGTACTGATTGGAGCCTCGGCTTTGCATTTATTGGTCTTCCCTGAAGGGGGCGCAGAGGCTGGGACTTCGGTGATTATGGGGGTATTAAATGCTATTACTCCTCTCTCCCCGGAAGCGGCCAATGAAGTGTTTGCCAGCCAAAGTGAGGTGATTTCCCTGTTGGCTGAATTGGGGGTGATTGTCCTGCTGTTTGAAATTGGGCTAGAGTCCAATTTGCGGGAATTAATGAAGGTGGGCGTTCAGGCTGTTGTAGTCGCTGTGATGGGGGTGACTGTTCCCTTTGTCGCTGGCACGGCGGGCTTAATTCTTGTTTTTGGGGTTCCCACAATTCCGGCTATTTTCGCGGGGGCTGCCCTCACGGCTACCAGTATCGGCATCACGTCTAAGGTGTTGTCGGAAATTGGCCGTCTTAAGTCTTCGGAAGGTCAGATTATCCTCGGGGCGGCGGTGATTGATGATGTTTTGGGGATTATTGTCCTAGCGGTGGTGGCGAGTCTGGCGAAAACGGGTGAAGTGGATGTGATGAATGTCATTTACCTGATTATTAGTGCTAGTGGCTTCCTGTTGGGGTCGATTTTGTTGGGGAAAGTGTTTAATCAGAGTTTTGTTGCGATCGCCGATAAACTCAAAACTCGCGGAAACCTTGTTATTCCGGCGTTTGTGTTCGCTTTCTTTATGGCGTTTTTGGCCAATGCTATCCACCTAGAAGCTATTTTAGGGGCTTTTGCGGCGGGTTTGGTGTTGGATGAAACCGACAAGCGCAAGGAGTTGGATAAGCAGGTGATGCCTATTGCAGATATTCTTGTGCCGATTTTCTTTGTCACGGTAGGGGCGAAAACGGATTTAAGTGTGTTGAATCCGGCGAATCCCGCTAACCGTGAGGGATTGATTATTGCGGCTTTCTTAATTGTGGTGGCCATTGTCGGGAAGGTTGTCACCGGATGGACGGTTTTCGGGCAACCTAAGATTAACCGTTTAGCCATTGGGGTGGGTATGGTACCCCGGGGCGAAGTGGGGTTAGTCTTTGCTGGTGTGGGCAGTGCAAGCGGGGTTTTGTCGGAATCTCTCGATGCTGCCATTATTATGATGGTGATTCTGACGACCTTTTTGGCTCCTCCTTTCCTCCGTTTAGCGTTCCGTGACTCGGAGACGGAGGCGGAAGAAACGACGGTGATTTCCAATCCGGTTGAATCCTAG